A single window of Rhodococcus jostii RHA1 DNA harbors:
- a CDS encoding IclR family transcriptional regulator: MAITGSVTIRSLRLLELFTPSTPRLTLSDLSRKSGYPLSTVHRLTSDLIEWGALERDSSGRFTVGLKLWEIASLAPRGTMLRELAMPVMEDLSQITRENVQLGIAEGTEVVFVERIAGQKAVPVQTRVGGRFPLTASGIGLALLAYMPADVQEQVLSRPIEKFTDRTVTDPVVLRRTLAEIRRSEVAISDRQVTMDAVSVAAPIFERPGAAVAAVSLVVSAENASLNALVPLVRAAGRTISRALRPRQPS, encoded by the coding sequence ATGGCGATCACCGGATCGGTGACCATTCGCTCCTTGCGGCTCCTCGAGCTCTTCACCCCGTCCACGCCGCGGCTGACCCTCAGCGATCTGTCGCGGAAGTCCGGATACCCGCTGAGCACCGTGCACCGGCTGACCAGCGACCTCATCGAATGGGGCGCCCTCGAACGTGACAGCAGCGGCCGCTTCACGGTCGGGCTCAAGCTGTGGGAGATCGCCTCGCTCGCCCCGCGCGGCACGATGCTGCGCGAACTGGCGATGCCGGTGATGGAGGACCTGTCGCAGATCACGCGGGAGAACGTCCAGCTCGGCATCGCCGAGGGCACCGAGGTCGTGTTCGTCGAACGCATCGCCGGACAGAAGGCCGTGCCCGTCCAGACCCGCGTCGGCGGCAGGTTCCCGCTGACGGCGTCCGGCATCGGCCTCGCCCTGCTCGCGTACATGCCCGCCGACGTGCAGGAGCAGGTGCTGAGCAGGCCGATCGAGAAGTTCACCGACCGGACCGTCACCGACCCCGTCGTTCTGCGGCGGACACTCGCCGAGATCCGCCGATCCGAGGTCGCGATCAGTGATCGTCAGGTGACCATGGACGCGGTCTCCGTCGCGGCCCCGATCTTCGAGCGTCCCGGAGCGGCGGTCGCGGCTGTGTCGCTGGTGGTGTCGGCGGAGAACGCGTCACTGAACGCGCTGGTCCCGCTGGTGCGTGCGGCCGGCCGGACGATCAGCCGCGCGCTGCGCCCTCGTCAGCCGTCGTAG
- a CDS encoding ABC transporter ATP-binding protein — MLNALLTTYLRPYKRELTAVVLFQLVATAAALYLPSLNADLIDNGVTKGDTGYILSTGVTMLLVTVVQIVCSIGSVFFGARAAMGFGRDVRRAVMHQVGSFSSREFGRFGAPSLITRNTNDVQQVQMLVVMSCTILVMAPIMCVGGVVMSIREDAGLAWILAVTVPVLALSMGFVISRMVPAFREMQTRIDGVNRVLREQITGIRVVRAFVRERSEVARFGDANEQLTQTALRVGRLTAVMFPLVMVIANITSVAVIWFGGHEINSGTMQVGSLTAMLSYIMQILMSVMMASFIAMMAPRATVCAERIGEVLDTDSTVVPPVDAVTVLENPGVVELRDAQFKFPGADAPVLRDISFRAEPGKTTAIIGGTGSGKTTLLSLIPRLIDATSGSVTVSDTDVRRIDLDVLRSGIGLVPQRPYLFSGTVATNLRYGKPDATDDELWRALEIAQAADFVRAMPAGLDTPIAQGGTTVSGGQRQRLAIARALVRRPSIYLFDDSFSALDLTTDARLRAALKPETSDACVIVVAQRVSTIVEAEQIVVLEDGAVVGIGTHDQLLETCPCYVEIVESQRSVQEAL, encoded by the coding sequence ATGTTGAATGCCCTGCTCACCACGTACCTCCGCCCGTACAAGCGGGAGCTCACGGCGGTCGTCCTGTTCCAGCTCGTCGCGACCGCGGCAGCCCTGTACCTGCCCAGTCTGAACGCCGATCTCATCGACAACGGCGTCACCAAGGGCGACACCGGGTACATCCTGTCCACGGGCGTCACGATGCTGCTCGTCACCGTCGTGCAGATCGTCTGCTCGATCGGTTCGGTGTTCTTCGGCGCCCGCGCCGCAATGGGTTTCGGGCGCGACGTGCGCCGCGCCGTGATGCATCAGGTCGGGAGCTTTTCATCCCGCGAATTCGGGCGCTTCGGCGCGCCGTCCCTGATCACCCGCAACACCAACGACGTGCAGCAGGTGCAGATGCTCGTCGTGATGAGCTGCACGATCCTGGTGATGGCGCCGATCATGTGCGTCGGTGGTGTCGTGATGTCGATCCGCGAGGACGCCGGGCTCGCCTGGATCCTGGCGGTCACCGTGCCGGTGCTCGCGCTGTCCATGGGGTTCGTGATTTCGCGGATGGTGCCCGCGTTCCGGGAGATGCAGACCCGAATCGACGGGGTCAACCGGGTGCTGCGTGAGCAGATCACCGGTATCCGCGTGGTGCGGGCGTTCGTCCGTGAGCGCTCCGAGGTGGCGCGGTTCGGCGACGCGAACGAGCAACTCACCCAGACCGCCCTGCGGGTCGGCAGGCTGACGGCGGTGATGTTCCCCCTCGTGATGGTCATCGCGAACATCACCAGTGTCGCCGTCATCTGGTTCGGCGGCCACGAGATCAACAGCGGCACCATGCAGGTCGGCTCGCTGACCGCGATGCTCAGCTACATTATGCAGATCCTGATGTCGGTGATGATGGCGTCGTTCATCGCGATGATGGCGCCCCGCGCCACCGTCTGCGCCGAACGCATCGGCGAGGTGCTCGACACGGATTCCACCGTGGTCCCGCCGGTCGACGCCGTCACCGTGCTGGAGAACCCCGGTGTGGTGGAACTGCGCGACGCCCAGTTCAAGTTCCCCGGTGCCGACGCACCGGTGTTGCGCGACATCAGCTTCCGCGCCGAACCGGGCAAGACCACCGCGATCATCGGCGGCACCGGTTCCGGTAAGACGACGCTGCTGTCGCTGATCCCGCGCCTCATCGACGCCACGTCGGGTTCGGTCACCGTGTCCGACACGGATGTGCGCCGCATCGACCTGGACGTCCTGCGGTCCGGCATCGGACTCGTTCCGCAGCGGCCGTACCTGTTCTCGGGCACCGTCGCCACCAACCTCCGGTACGGCAAACCCGATGCCACCGACGACGAACTGTGGCGGGCCCTGGAGATCGCGCAGGCCGCGGATTTCGTCCGCGCGATGCCCGCGGGTCTCGACACCCCGATCGCGCAGGGCGGCACGACCGTCTCCGGTGGTCAGCGACAGCGACTCGCGATCGCGCGGGCACTGGTCCGTCGTCCGTCGATCTACCTGTTCGACGACTCCTTCTCCGCCCTCGACCTCACCACCGACGCCCGGCTGCGTGCGGCGCTCAAACCCGAGACCTCGGATGCGTGCGTCATCGTCGTCGCCCAACGTGTCTCGACGATCGTGGAGGCCGAGCAGATCGTGGTCCTCGAAGACGGCGCCGTGGTCGGAATCGGCACGCACGACCAACTGCTCGAGACGTGTCCGTGTTACGTCGAGATCGTCGAATCCCAACGATCGGTCCAGGAAGCACTATGA
- a CDS encoding aromatic ring-hydroxylating dioxygenase subunit alpha, translating into MSTIARNQWYVAAYGREVGRELFSRTICEEPILFWRTEAGEAVAMSDRCVHRRYPLSEAPSRLDGDKVVCGYHGFTYGSDGGCVFVPGQARVPRTARLRSYQVVEQDSFVWVWIADPQNPQQGDPTRIPRAPWMDSPDYTVVSGMEPIDCNYGLLVDNLMDLSHETYLHGGYIGTPEVAETPITTEIDEDRNVIYVSRHMDDAECPPFYSKSTGIEGRITRWQDIEYTPPCLYLLHSRIAPIGAPLPGDDGSDPHAFHSEIVYAITPSTENSTLDFWAVARDFALGDDAVTTFLAENNRTVVMQDVVALNILHKALDTEKDGYQELSINIDAGGLGARRILKKLVDAPQAVTAAVG; encoded by the coding sequence ATGTCCACGATCGCCCGCAACCAGTGGTACGTCGCAGCCTACGGCCGTGAGGTCGGACGCGAACTGTTCTCCCGCACCATCTGCGAGGAGCCGATCCTGTTCTGGCGGACCGAGGCCGGCGAGGCCGTCGCGATGAGCGACCGGTGCGTGCACCGCCGCTACCCGCTGTCCGAAGCGCCGAGCCGGCTCGACGGCGACAAGGTGGTCTGCGGCTATCACGGTTTCACCTACGGCAGCGACGGCGGTTGCGTGTTCGTGCCCGGCCAGGCACGCGTCCCCCGCACCGCGCGGCTGCGCTCGTACCAGGTGGTCGAGCAGGACTCGTTCGTGTGGGTCTGGATCGCCGACCCGCAGAACCCCCAGCAGGGCGACCCGACGCGCATCCCCCGCGCGCCGTGGATGGATTCCCCCGACTACACCGTGGTCAGCGGCATGGAACCGATCGACTGCAACTACGGCCTGCTCGTCGACAACCTGATGGACCTGTCGCACGAGACGTACCTGCACGGCGGCTACATCGGCACCCCCGAGGTGGCGGAAACCCCGATCACCACGGAGATCGACGAGGACCGGAACGTCATCTACGTGTCCCGGCACATGGACGACGCCGAGTGCCCGCCGTTCTACTCCAAGTCCACGGGCATCGAGGGACGCATCACCCGCTGGCAGGACATCGAGTACACGCCGCCGTGCCTGTACCTGCTGCACAGCCGCATCGCCCCGATCGGCGCGCCCCTGCCCGGCGACGACGGCTCCGACCCGCACGCGTTCCACAGCGAGATCGTCTACGCGATCACCCCGTCGACGGAGAATTCCACCCTCGACTTCTGGGCCGTGGCCCGCGACTTCGCACTCGGCGACGACGCCGTCACGACGTTCCTCGCCGAGAACAACCGGACCGTCGTGATGCAGGACGTCGTGGCGCTGAACATTCTGCACAAGGCGCTCGACACGGAGAAGGACGGCTACCAGGAGCTGTCGATCAACATCGACGCCGGCGGCCTCGGCGCTCGGCGGATCCTGAAGAAGCTGGTCGACGCGCCGCAGGCCGTCACCGCGGCGGTGGGCTGA
- a CDS encoding RrF2 family transcriptional regulator translates to MHITAKVDYAVRTLIELAAAGPSPSKAEFLAQSQTIPHKFLEAVLADLRRGGLVNSRRGPDGGYWLARPAEDITIADVIRTVEGPLASVRGERPEDVDYCGPAAKLQDVWIAVRVNLRAVLENVSLADVANGQLPGFLTTLTSDPGAWERRTRPATTADEGAARG, encoded by the coding sequence GTGCACATCACCGCAAAGGTGGACTACGCCGTGCGGACGCTGATCGAACTGGCCGCTGCCGGGCCGTCCCCGTCCAAGGCCGAGTTCCTGGCACAGTCGCAGACCATTCCGCACAAGTTCCTCGAGGCCGTCCTCGCCGATCTCCGGCGCGGGGGACTGGTCAACAGCAGACGCGGACCCGACGGCGGCTACTGGCTGGCCCGGCCCGCCGAGGACATCACGATCGCCGACGTCATCCGGACCGTCGAGGGTCCGCTGGCGTCGGTGCGGGGGGAGCGCCCCGAGGACGTCGACTACTGCGGGCCGGCCGCCAAACTGCAGGACGTGTGGATCGCGGTGCGGGTGAACCTGCGCGCCGTGCTCGAAAACGTGAGCCTCGCGGACGTGGCGAACGGGCAGCTGCCGGGTTTCCTCACCACCCTGACGTCCGACCCGGGGGCCTGGGAGCGTCGCACCCGGCCGGCTACGACGGCTGACGAGGGCGCAGCGCGCGGCTGA
- a CDS encoding TetR/AcrR family transcriptional regulator, which yields MISEIGLRDRKKAATRAALSGAAARLARALGIECVTADAIASEAGVSTRTFHNYFSSKEEAVLAHFEQSVHDWVDLLRARPEDEPIWDSLEHVVVQIVTDPAKPLEETAVMMELVETSPALLAKKPEVHLRVTRLVGEVIAERTGTNIDTDLYPNLLHLAVGSACKASLDLWMSGKSGASGPEELVRDAMRQLRQGIPQP from the coding sequence GTGATTTCGGAAATCGGACTGCGGGACCGCAAGAAGGCCGCCACGCGCGCAGCCCTCAGCGGCGCCGCCGCACGCCTGGCCCGCGCGCTGGGCATCGAATGCGTCACTGCCGACGCCATAGCGTCCGAGGCGGGGGTCTCGACTCGGACGTTCCACAACTACTTCTCCAGCAAGGAGGAGGCGGTACTCGCGCACTTCGAGCAGTCCGTCCACGACTGGGTGGACCTGCTCCGCGCCCGCCCCGAGGACGAGCCGATCTGGGATTCCCTCGAGCACGTGGTGGTCCAGATCGTCACCGATCCGGCGAAACCGCTCGAAGAGACCGCGGTGATGATGGAACTCGTCGAGACCAGCCCCGCGCTGCTCGCGAAGAAACCCGAAGTGCACCTGCGCGTCACCCGTCTGGTCGGTGAGGTGATCGCCGAACGCACGGGCACGAACATCGACACCGACCTCTACCCCAACCTGCTGCACCTGGCGGTCGGGTCGGCGTGCAAGGCGTCGCTCGACCTGTGGATGAGTGGTAAGTCCGGTGCGAGCGGACCCGAAGAACTCGTCCGCGACGCCATGCGTCAACTCCGTCAGGGAATCCCGCAGCCGTAG
- a CDS encoding class I SAM-dependent methyltransferase, with protein sequence MSDPTAPLSFRADEIDRAALDQLAAVLDLQAARPGIRRLREWSLAALHVQPGESALDLGSGTGSETRALAAAVTASGRAIGLDPNPGMALLARERAEEEGSTAQFVIGDAYSLPFPDDRLDVVRSERVFQHLSEPDRAAAEVARVLRPGGRGVIVDSDWGTAIMHPGDPVVLQKIMDVMLSHTANPHSGRLLPGQLTSAGLVVEDIGTEALIQDPGDVTGPLVQMMTAAAIAEGAITDAQSAALLDQLNAAARSGDFHMSVTMFAYLVRKP encoded by the coding sequence ATGTCCGATCCGACGGCGCCGCTGTCGTTCCGGGCGGACGAGATCGACCGCGCCGCCCTGGACCAACTCGCCGCCGTCCTCGACCTGCAGGCCGCGCGCCCGGGAATCCGGCGACTGCGCGAGTGGTCGCTTGCCGCCCTGCACGTGCAGCCGGGCGAGAGCGCACTCGACCTCGGATCGGGTACGGGGTCGGAGACGCGGGCCCTCGCCGCCGCGGTCACCGCGTCGGGTCGCGCGATCGGGCTCGATCCCAATCCCGGTATGGCCCTCCTCGCCCGGGAGCGGGCCGAGGAGGAGGGCTCGACGGCGCAGTTCGTAATCGGCGACGCCTACTCGCTGCCGTTCCCCGACGACCGCCTCGACGTCGTGCGGAGTGAGCGGGTTTTCCAGCACCTGAGCGAACCGGATCGCGCGGCGGCGGAAGTGGCCCGAGTTCTGCGACCGGGCGGGCGCGGCGTCATCGTCGACAGCGACTGGGGAACCGCGATCATGCACCCCGGCGATCCCGTGGTCCTGCAGAAGATCATGGACGTGATGCTGTCGCACACCGCGAACCCGCACTCCGGACGATTGCTCCCGGGGCAGCTCACCTCCGCCGGGCTCGTCGTCGAGGATATCGGCACGGAGGCGTTGATCCAGGATCCGGGCGACGTGACCGGCCCACTCGTCCAGATGATGACCGCGGCGGCGATCGCCGAGGGGGCAATCACCGACGCGCAGAGCGCCGCACTGCTGGACCAGTTGAACGCCGCCGCCCGCAGCGGCGACTTCCACATGTCGGTGACGATGTTCGCCTACCTCGTTCGCAAGCCCTGA
- a CDS encoding PDR/VanB family oxidoreductase — protein MPIPPEPVRELELTSKTTGADGVVVLEFRDPSGAALPAWTPGAHIDLVLTPELTRQYSLCGDPADTGTWRVAVLREAMGRGGSQFVHDKLSEGDHVTVRGPRNHFELEPSPRYVFVAGGIGITPILTMAHAAENAGADWTLVYGGRSRSSMAFADALAERFGDRVVVHPEDEHGLIDLPGLLGDVRENTLVYCCGPAPLLDAVTGHCDSWPSGTLHIERFAAKDLEEPVRAEGFEVELRLSGKTVTVAPEQSILQAVTAAGVQVLSSCEEGTCGTCETAVLGGTVDHRDSLLTADEQAANDTMMICVSRASCPRLTLEL, from the coding sequence ATGCCTATCCCACCCGAACCCGTGCGCGAGCTGGAGCTGACCTCCAAGACCACCGGCGCCGACGGCGTCGTCGTCCTGGAGTTCCGCGACCCGTCCGGCGCCGCCCTGCCCGCGTGGACGCCGGGTGCGCACATCGATCTGGTGCTGACGCCGGAGCTCACCCGCCAGTACTCGCTGTGCGGCGACCCGGCCGACACCGGGACCTGGCGCGTCGCCGTGCTGCGGGAGGCGATGGGCCGCGGCGGCTCGCAGTTCGTGCACGACAAGCTGAGCGAGGGCGACCACGTCACGGTCCGGGGACCGCGCAACCATTTCGAGCTCGAGCCGTCACCGCGGTACGTGTTCGTCGCGGGCGGCATCGGGATCACGCCGATCCTCACCATGGCGCACGCCGCGGAGAACGCCGGCGCCGACTGGACCCTCGTCTACGGCGGACGCAGCCGCAGTTCGATGGCGTTCGCCGACGCACTCGCCGAGCGGTTCGGCGACCGGGTGGTGGTCCACCCCGAGGACGAGCACGGCCTCATCGACCTACCGGGGCTGCTCGGCGACGTCCGGGAGAACACCCTCGTCTACTGCTGCGGGCCCGCGCCGCTGCTCGACGCCGTCACCGGTCACTGCGACAGCTGGCCGTCCGGCACGCTGCACATCGAGCGCTTCGCGGCGAAGGATCTCGAGGAACCGGTTCGGGCCGAGGGGTTCGAGGTGGAGCTGAGGCTGAGCGGCAAGACCGTGACGGTGGCACCCGAGCAGTCGATCCTGCAGGCCGTCACCGCCGCCGGCGTCCAGGTGCTGTCGTCCTGCGAGGAGGGGACCTGCGGAACCTGCGAGACGGCCGTGCTCGGCGGTACTGTCGATCACCGGGATTCCCTGCTCACAGCGGACGAGCAGGCTGCCAACGACACCATGATGATCTGCGTCTCGCGTGCGAGCTGTCCACGTCTGACGCTGGAACTGTGA
- a CDS encoding MMPL family transporter, which yields MATYLYRIGRFAYRRKGAVLSVWLVILVLMGVGAATLSGPTKDSFSIPGTPAQQAQDLMAERFPEAAGSDPMNAVSARYVFAAPEGQTLESEQSQQAMDAVLAKVRGIEQVQDAAKVDPATASGADAAKALVNPVTANEQLVEMAKSTAADKGISEDAALANAQALSPLNADKTVGYVEVPFKGGMGDVDQALRDQISAAADAGRNAGLTVEISGSAANEAEPPGGATELVGIGVAAVVLALTFGSLVAAGLPLITAIIGIMIGSLGITVATGFTDLSSMTPTLAIMIGLAVAIDYSLFIVSRFRHELSLTDDRSEAAGRAVGTAGSAVVFAGLTVIIALIALRVVGIPFLSDMGAAAAFTVFIAVSIALTLLPAILGLFGKKAFAGKIPFLSSRDLEDDEGKPSLALRYISAVVRRPAIPLIAGVVVLGALAIPATGLSLALPSEGTGDPATSSRQAYDLVSEGFGPGKNGPLLVVVDAKDVTTGTPSEAFGEVVKTITAQDDVSNAQVVGVNKAGDTVQILVTPSSAPSDPATMDLVNNIRGAEADLHDSIGVNYGVTGQTALEGDVSETLQDALIPYLAVVVGLAFLLLLLVFRSVLVPLTATLGFLLSVAATFGATVAVFQEGWGGIISNPQPIVSFMPIFLIGVVFGLAMDYQVFLVTRMREEYVHGATAKQAVTVGFNHGARVVSAAAVIMISVFAAFIAEPNSFIKSIGFALAAAVFFDAFVVRMVIIPSVMALLGDKAWWLPKWLDKILPNVDIEGEKLKKVLHDADESLVGASRP from the coding sequence GTGGCCACCTATCTCTATCGGATCGGCAGATTCGCCTACCGGCGAAAAGGCGCGGTCCTCAGCGTCTGGTTGGTGATCCTGGTCCTCATGGGCGTCGGCGCGGCAACGCTGTCCGGGCCCACGAAGGACTCGTTCTCCATCCCGGGCACCCCCGCGCAGCAGGCGCAGGACCTGATGGCCGAACGCTTCCCCGAGGCCGCGGGCAGTGACCCGATGAACGCCGTCAGCGCGCGTTACGTGTTCGCCGCTCCCGAGGGGCAGACCCTCGAGAGCGAGCAGAGTCAGCAGGCGATGGACGCGGTGCTCGCCAAGGTGCGCGGCATCGAACAGGTCCAGGACGCCGCCAAGGTCGATCCCGCCACCGCCTCGGGCGCCGACGCCGCGAAGGCACTGGTCAACCCCGTCACCGCGAACGAGCAGCTCGTCGAGATGGCGAAGTCCACCGCGGCCGACAAGGGAATCAGTGAGGACGCCGCCCTCGCGAACGCGCAGGCGCTGTCTCCGCTCAACGCCGACAAGACCGTCGGCTACGTCGAGGTGCCGTTCAAGGGCGGCATGGGCGACGTCGACCAGGCTCTGCGCGACCAGATCTCGGCCGCGGCCGACGCCGGCCGCAACGCCGGACTGACCGTCGAGATCAGTGGTTCCGCCGCCAACGAAGCCGAGCCGCCCGGCGGCGCCACCGAACTCGTCGGTATCGGCGTGGCCGCTGTCGTGCTCGCGCTCACGTTCGGTTCGCTGGTCGCCGCGGGTCTGCCGTTGATCACCGCGATCATCGGCATCATGATCGGCAGCCTCGGAATCACCGTCGCCACCGGATTCACCGACCTCAGCTCGATGACACCCACGCTGGCCATCATGATCGGCCTGGCCGTCGCCATCGACTACTCGCTGTTCATCGTGTCCCGTTTCCGACACGAGCTTTCGCTCACCGACGACCGCTCGGAAGCGGCCGGACGTGCCGTCGGCACCGCCGGTTCCGCCGTGGTGTTCGCCGGTCTCACGGTGATCATCGCCCTGATCGCGCTGCGCGTCGTCGGCATCCCGTTCCTCTCCGACATGGGTGCGGCCGCCGCGTTCACGGTGTTCATCGCCGTCTCGATCGCGTTGACGCTCCTGCCCGCGATCCTCGGACTGTTCGGGAAGAAGGCGTTCGCAGGCAAGATCCCGTTCCTCAGCAGTCGTGACCTCGAGGACGACGAGGGCAAGCCGAGCCTCGCCCTCCGGTACATCAGCGCCGTGGTCCGCAGGCCCGCGATTCCGCTGATCGCCGGAGTCGTGGTGCTCGGGGCGCTCGCCATCCCCGCGACCGGCCTGAGCCTGGCCCTGCCCAGTGAGGGCACCGGCGACCCCGCCACCAGCTCCCGGCAGGCCTACGACCTCGTGAGCGAAGGCTTCGGACCCGGCAAGAACGGTCCGCTGCTCGTCGTCGTCGACGCCAAGGACGTCACCACCGGCACGCCGTCGGAGGCGTTCGGTGAGGTCGTGAAGACCATCACCGCGCAGGACGACGTGTCCAACGCGCAGGTCGTCGGCGTGAACAAGGCCGGTGACACCGTGCAGATCCTGGTGACGCCGAGCAGCGCCCCCAGCGATCCGGCGACGATGGATCTGGTGAACAACATCCGCGGTGCGGAGGCGGACCTGCACGACTCGATCGGCGTCAACTACGGCGTCACCGGGCAGACCGCGCTCGAAGGCGACGTGTCCGAGACGCTGCAGGACGCGCTGATCCCGTACCTCGCGGTGGTCGTGGGCCTCGCCTTCCTCCTGCTGCTGCTGGTGTTCCGCTCGGTGCTCGTGCCGCTGACGGCCACCCTCGGCTTCCTGCTCAGCGTCGCGGCCACGTTCGGTGCCACCGTCGCGGTGTTCCAGGAGGGCTGGGGCGGCATCATCTCCAACCCGCAGCCGATCGTCAGCTTTATGCCGATCTTCCTGATCGGCGTCGTGTTCGGTCTCGCGATGGACTACCAGGTGTTCCTGGTGACCCGGATGCGGGAGGAATACGTCCACGGCGCAACCGCGAAGCAGGCCGTCACCGTCGGTTTCAACCACGGTGCCCGGGTGGTCAGCGCCGCCGCGGTCATCATGATCTCCGTGTTCGCAGCCTTCATCGCCGAGCCGAACTCGTTCATCAAGTCGATCGGTTTCGCCCTGGCGGCGGCCGTGTTCTTCGACGCCTTCGTCGTGCGCATGGTGATCATCCCGTCCGTGATGGCACTGCTCGGCGACAAGGCGTGGTGGCTGCCGAAGTGGCTGGACAAGATCCTGCCCAACGTCGACATCGAGGGCGAGAAACTGAAGAAGGTCCTGCACGACGCGGACGAATCGCTAGTAGGCGCTTCGCGCCCGTGA